One Epinephelus fuscoguttatus linkage group LG10, E.fuscoguttatus.final_Chr_v1 genomic window carries:
- the lg10h1orf52 gene encoding UPF0690 protein C1orf52 homolog yields MTEEKKSGSLGFFSSYDDLSDSSDGSDSDEEGESRKKKPDSEATGSGAQSSQHGTKRAAGGAPLPKPDELFSSVSKPAFLYNPLNKEIDWDTLTVKAPEEPAREFKPWKTNAVPPPESYTTEPEKKKGAPPGMDMAIKWSNVYEDNGEDAPQPYTGNARFLPAEEEPPVSDEESEKQETSAKKRRVETFQQKEKRKRDMGQATSDKNFVEEEKRILRQSAD; encoded by the exons atgacagaagaaaagaagtcCGGCTCTTTGGGTTTCTTTTCGAGTTACGACGATTTGAGCGACAGCAGCGACGGCAGCGACTCAGACGAGGAGGGAGAAAGTAGAAAGAAGAAACCGGACTCAGAGGCTACGGGCAGCGGAGCTCAGTCCTCCCAACATGGGACCAAACGAGCCGCTGGTGGAGCTCCGTTACCCAAACCTGACGAGCTGTTCAGCTCCGTGTCCAAGCCTGCGTTTCTCTACAACCCGTTGAATAAGGAGATAGACTGGGACACCCTCACGGTCAAAGCTCCTGAAGAG CCTGCCAGAGAGTTTAAGCCATGGAAGACAAATGCTGTACCACCTCCTGAGAGCTACACCACAGagccagagaagaagaagggagCTCCCCCAGGCATGGATATGGCTATAAAGTGGTCCAATGTGTATGAGGACAATGGGGAAGATGCACCACAGCCTTACACCGGCAACGCTCGTTTCTTACCTGCAGAGGAGGAACCCCCTGTATCAG ATGAGGAATCAGAGAAGCAAGAAACGTCTGCTAAGAAACGTCGAGTGGAGACCTTCCagcagaaggagaagaggaagagggacatGGGACAAGCGACTTCTGACAAGAATTTCGTCGAGGAGGAGAAAAGGATCCTCAGGCAAAGTGCTGATTGA